The Medicago truncatula cultivar Jemalong A17 chromosome 7, MtrunA17r5.0-ANR, whole genome shotgun sequence genome includes the window AAGAGTGgaaacaccatatttgagtggtcacAATGCCATAGTTGGAGAAGGTAAAAGTTAGAATGGTGAAAAACACATGTTTGAGCTGTCACAATACCATAGTATAATGGTTGCATATGAGTGATTTTAGTACCATATTTGAAGTATAATTCTCGAACGACGattttctacagtgcagtagttaatcGCATAGTTGTAGTTGAACTTGTTTTTATATTGTAAGCAACGTGGTTGATTGTTTGGCTTGCACAATTTTAGACAGTGTCACAAAAGGTTTTAAAGAATGCAACCTGATCGTAATTCAATCTAGGAACAacttacataaataaaaattatattttcaaccaatttgaaaatccaaaatccaaaattttaagcCGGACTAAATGCAATCCCAACAATGTCCTTGGTTCGTAGTTCTATACAAATGAGCATCACTAGAGGTAGAGGACTATTTGTGTTGACATCTCATCTCTCTTTCCTGGTTGCCCTAACCTCATTTCCAACCGGTTCGTGTAAGCAAGTATACAATGTTACTTTGTTGTGTATCTCGTGTGGCAGaccttttcctaaaaaaaaggaATGTTTTTCAAGATAGTTTGTTACAGTGGTTAGTAATGCACTACTCTTTCGAACCCCACCATGTTTGGCATTTTCTAATCAATATCTATGAGTCAAAGTAGAGGGCTTTTAAAGCAATTATACAATAAAGGTAGCAACTGGGGCTGATTTTATCACCAACCCGGCAACCACCAATACCATCGAAGACGTTAACAAGgtaggaaagaaaaaaatatatatatttatacaatcaCTATGTGACATTTGAGACAATCTTTTTCTTCTATCTTCTTATTGTCAAAAgcaaaatggacaaaaaaaaaaagatgagagGATAAGAATAAAATGAGAGCATGAATGTTGTTATAAAACTATCACAtattaattgtacaaatatcaattctcataaataaatattgtaaaaGGCAAAGATACGAATTTAAGTTTCCATGTGTGTTAAGTTGCaacaaattaagttttttttttttttttttttgataaaggcAAAAGAAATCAATAAAAGTTAGGAGAGGCTGAACCTGATACAGCCAGCGAATACACAAGAAAGTCTAAAGAAAGGCAAGCCTAAAAGATAAGAAACAAGCAATGAATGAGAAGCAACTATTACAGTGAAGCCAACATTGCTACTGAAAcaataattctaaaaataaaaaggacaaCCAAATTTCCAGCTTCCTAAATCTTCCAAAAGCTTCATTGAATGTCTTTTTTTGCACCTTTTTTCGACCGGGTTTGAATTTCTTCATTACTATTAACTCTTGTCATTTGcaatttctctttctttttttgtcttttagagGTATATGGAGTGTATTCCTCATCCTTTTCTGTGATGACAACAACATATCTATCACTTCCAACCTCGCTCTCTTGATCATCAGATGATAAGTCCCCCCAAAACTTCTTAAGCACTCTAACACTTTCCATTGCTTTCTTAGAAGGAGCATTGGCCATAGCAGTATGAGCAGCAAAAGGCCTCTTGTCCAAGGTCAAAGCTGAATAGCTAGTGATAGGCATGGCCATAGCAGTACAAGTAACCAAGGAGTCACACATATCATTGTGAGAAGACAAACTTTTCTCTCTAGCTTCCCAACCCTTATCTCTTTGAGTGACCTCAAATTTGTTATGATCCAAAGCCTCAATCTGAGTTGCATTATTAGAACCTTCAATAGGGATTCCTTCGAGAGTAAGTTCCTCTTGCTTTGAGTCTTCAATAGGCTTTCCTGGACCATTCACCTTTGCAGCCTGATCACAGATAACTTTATCAAGCAACACAGTAGAAGAGGGGTAAACAACGGTGCTGAAGAGTTTGTTGTTGGCTTGCAAAATGTTTGTATCAGCTTGTTTTGTTATATTGCAGACAAGCTGCTCTTTGTTTTGAGGAACATGCATAGGGACCGGAGATAAAACAGGCATTGCAGCCCACCTAGATACATCAGCAAGACCCAAAGCTTGATGGACAGAGGCAGAAGTAATCACTGTAGCTGCAGGCCTTGATCCACTAGGGATGGGTACCTCAGAATCAGTGTCACTCACTGGACAAACATCTATAGGAAAAGCCAAATCAATCGTCTGTTTAGCAGCCAACTTCCCTGCAGAGGGTGATTCGGTATTCAGGTCTATCTGTAAAGCCTCCCCATACACATTATCAGTCTCAGGAACAAGCATATCAAATGCATTATGCAAGGTTAGACGAGCTTCATCCTCTATGGCCAAAACATCAAAATCAGTAACCTTTTCAGGATCATTCAGGGATTGGACTTGCTTCTTACCAAGAATCAGATCGGTATTAACCACACCCATAGCAATACTATGAGAGGTTGAGGCTTGATTCTTGGTCGTATGCTTGTTGTATATTTAAATTGAAGGGACTCTATCATTGTTGTGACTTTCTGTGATACCAACAAAACAGAAGCATCCTTGCTTTtctgaacttcttgcttagtgAAGTTCTTAGGTTGGTATCCCGAATAAACTTGGGGTTGAGTAGAATTCAGTCGGTGACATTGTTGAATATAGTGACCCAAAAGCTTGCAATGCTGATAGAATGCAAGTTTCCTTTTGTACTCCATTATAACCGGAAAAGCATAACCCTCACATTCAACCACAACAGTTTCAAACAACGTATCTGACATATCCACATCTACCAAAATCCGGGCATAATGACCAAACAGTCGAGACTGCGTTGCTTTATTAATTGAGATAGGAGTACCAAATCCAGAAGCAATATCAAAAAGAGTAGTTTGCCTCCAATATTCTTGGGGGAGATGCATAAGCCTAATCCACAATTGAGCATGTGACTGAGTTTGAGTTAGAGGGTCGAAGTCCTTGGACCAATAGAAATTTTTTAAGATTCCAGACTTAAGATTGACAGAGTTCATCGCCCATACCTTTTTCATATCCTCCATAGATTGGAATTTGAATTCAAAGAACCCTCTGCCTAGAGGAGTCACAAACCAATTCCTTAGTTGTGGCCATATTCCAACCAGTTTTTGTTTCAAGCCTCTTGTAGTGAGCGAAGGATCCCCTTTTTGAAGCGTAACTCGACCGTGAAGATGAAGTTGGCAATCTACAATCTCAGCTTCATAAACCTTCTGTGAGATCTTGATGTAAACCTTGTCCCCCATGCGAATTCTAGGAGGGAGACGGTTTGGCTGAGCTTCATCAGAGGCTGTGACGGCCTGGGCGAAGGATTTCCCCAAGTTTTCCGGTAGCGCCGTCACCAGAGAAGAGAGGAACGACCAGGTACAGATCGGAGTAGACATGACACTACAGCTCCAGTAAGAGCCAAAAAAACCAGAGAAGTTGAAGGAGATCCAGAAACCCTCCTGGAGCTAAGAGCTTCAACGGTGAATCGGGAATAAACAAACTGGAAAAGCAATAGTAACACAGAAAAAGGGTAGATCGACTGAAATAGGTAGGAAAACCAAGAAAAGCGAGGGGATAAACCCCCGTCGGAACCTCACCGGAGCAGATGTACGTCATCAGAGGTTGGGTGTTGAGGAGGGAGAATACGGTtattttaaatgcatttttattataaaaataaaatgtgggAATTCGCAACAAATTAAGTTAAGATTAGTGTATTTTTTACTTTGGATTTGACAAAACTTCGTAATTGCATATTTATTCAAAGGAAACTGCTAGATTGAAAAAGTGTCGCATAAGATCTATGTAGGGTTAGTGATTGAAAATCGTTCAAATTTTGACATCGATCAAAATGGTCACATTTTGACAACGAAACATGAGGTACAGATAGCAAAAACAAATGTggatatatcaaaattttaccAATCAGCTTGAAATAGGGCATGATCGCAGCCCAACTTACTTACCTtcaacacacacaaaaaaaaaaaggtcggcttaaattaataaaaaaaagtgtctataatgatttataattatttttttttgaaaggattatgatttaaaatttattatgcttaactattgaaaatttcttgatcagcaaaaaaaaatcttgtgtaACGAACTATAGACACTTGCGTgatcaagttttttcttttttatttggtacaaaagagggccAAAGGCCCAAAAGAAGGAAACAAAAAACTAAGGAGCTAATCGCATATTTCTAGGCATGCACATtccaaaaatatcatcaaacatgAGGCTTTGAAGCTCATTAGGAGGAGACTCCAAAGCTACCAGATTCCAAGAATTCAAAGATAAGCTAAAATTGGCTAGCCAATCAGCACATATGTTGCCTTCACGTCAAATGTGAATAACTTGAGAATGCCATTCTCGCCGAAGGAGTAACCATGTCAATAAGCACCTTTGAGTCACTCTCAACAATCAAGTGAGATATACCCTCTCTCCAAGCCATATCCAGCCCTAGATAAAGACCCCACATCTCAGCATGCAGAGCATCACAAGCTCCAATTTTACGACTAAAACCCTTGATCCACGTGCCATCAGATTGTCGGAGGAGCCCGCCACAACCTGCAAGCTCACCATTACCTTTGCATGCTCCATCACAATTAAGTTTCACCCAACCATCCAATGGTCTTTTCCAGTCAATATACACAATTTCCTTATGATGAGGATTTTTCTGCAAATGATCTTGAACAACTTCTTCAATGGCCCTAATGAAATTTTGGATGACATAAGTTGGGTTATTTGGTATTTGAAATCCTTCttcaaaaatagttttgtttCTCCAAGTCCAAAGATGTCAGCATGTAATCATGAAAATTGTCTGCCACCTAAACTTAGAAACTCCAATTGATCTTTTGCTAAGGTTTTTGAAAACCCAATATATCCCTGCAATCaacaaaggaaaagaaattaGTTATCCAATCAGAAGGCACAAGTCTAATCCATACCTGAGACGCCGGTCTGCAATCACGAAGCACATGAAGAACAGTTTCGTCGGCATTTCCACAACAGGGCCATGTAGCCGAAACACCCGTACCCCACCTACTACGACGGTAGTTTGTAAGAATACGACCATGAGCTACTAACCACATGAAAGTTTGAATACGATGTGGTCCCCTCCATTCCCAAAGCATTTTCCAATCACCATCCACAGTCGATTGGTCCCGAACAAGCAAATTGTAAGCACTCTTAACTATGAATTGATGCGTACTAGTTCCTCTCCACCCAATGGTGTCAGGACCATCAACCTCAATAGGCGCGGGTAGCGCAATCACTCTAGTTGCAATGTTTTCAGGAAGATTTTGAAACAAGAACTCGTTATCCCAACCAGAACTCGTGATCAAGTTATTTTCTTATGTGACAACCTGAAACCATTGCCAACCAATAATACATCATCACgattattcaaaatataaatatatatatatatatatatatatatatatatatatatatatcatcacgattgtattaaaaaatagcGCTGACAACCTAGTTGGATTAGTTTGATGGTGGATCTTGAAGTGTGTTCATCTTAATATCTCTTATCTCCCTTgctaattttgataaaaataatttgacttaaaaaaatacactaatCCTTTTTGTTTGACAAATAAAACGAAACCTTGTTTATTTAATAATCATTTTtcaagattaaaaataaaacgaaacTTGCCTCAtgcaaacaaagaaaaagaaacgtaGCTAAACTACCtaaagtttataaaaaataaaataaaaaaaataaaaaaataaaaaagacatcAATGAGGTGGGTCATAATTTCATCACACCTGTGCTGGCATGATAACAACATATAACGCACATCCATTATTAGTTTATTACCTCTTAGAACTATTAAGATATCCAACAAAACTTCTGAGTAACTAAAAatttaccttcttttttttccacaataattgatgtatttgacaATTATTAAGCAATTAGAAGGAGCTAGCGTTGATGCTAGCTAGAGTGTCATTCTTTGCTGGATAATATGTTGTTGCAggaaaatatattcaaaataggtgGGTTTGGAGGCTTAATAGTTAATAGCATTGGCATGTACCGTGTAAGAGGTAAGAGGTTTTATCATATGCTTTCACAAGAAATGATAGATAATTTTTCGGTTTCTACTAAGTTTGTTTGGAACAAAATGGTCCCTCTTAAAGTTGCTCTATTTTTGTTTGGCGACTTTTCTCAAATAGATTATCGACGAAAGATAACTTGATGTGTCGTGGTAttattgatgttgattttgtattatgtttaggattgttgttgtgtacaagtgtgagttatatgtccacatcggataaaatagtaaatgttgaacaccttataagtaagatgACTCATAAACCCAtagccttaaggttttgggtaagagtgtggtgtctctcttgcttgtgtggttGTTCAAGCCTCGATGTAGCGGTCACTCGAGCTCCCCCAATGacccaacagtggtatcagagccccgTTCGGCGAAGGGTATGACCGAGGCAGCCAGTCCGTTTGTACAGAAAGCAGCAAAGACGGTACAAAGCAGTGTCGGTCTGTTTGCGGAATAAACTCTAGCCTTAAAATTTTGGGTAAAAGTGTGGTGTCTCCCTTACTTGTGTGGTTGTTCAAGCCTCGATATGACGGTCGCTCGAGATTGTGGAAAATCCTAAAAGGTGGCCATCATCTATTCTTTGAGTGCATTTTtagtgttctatttttttttttatatagactACTCTAAACTAACACCAACTACCTTTCTACTGCCTCTTGaaattacttttaaattttttttaatacttttatttgaaagaaaaaaaacttttttttttttgaaagagaaaaaaactttttttttttaaacttacatatttgtttaaatagtatttaagatgttaaataTTCATCgcaacaaaaaaattgtcaaatacaaaattttaatcaattatttcaAGTATATGTGTATTTAATTACAATATTCACAGAATTTATTACAACTTTTGCATAATTTATGTGTATTTAATTACAATACTCACcataaattcaaataatatatttaaaagtgATTCCATCAACTACCAACGATAGATTGATCCCATTGGTAAGAGACTTACGCCCCTTAAACATGTGAAGAGGACTTTAATTCATATGTGGCAGCGGTGAAAACTTCAACCATATATGTAGTTagtgttattttaatatatccTTAATTATTCCAACAACCACAAAATATGTAGTTAATGTTCTTTTAGTCTATccttaatttttcttcaaagattaaacaaaaaaaaaaatgattatattgttttatatattaaaaaaaaaaaaaaaacttaaccatatggtgtttttttttatcagaacCATAGATTTTCTCACGTGAAAAAGTAGCACCTCCTGAAAGAATTTTATAGTTAGTCTCTGCAATTGCACACAAATGATATCCGATTTACGTCGGAAAGAATCTCACTATGGCACATCCACACTCTCCTAAAATGAGTAGCACTGCAGTTTGTTTTGCGCTCAGCTAGACTATGTAGAGCCAATATTGTTCCGCATTGGTGCCAATGTTTCTTTTACATGCAACTGAACGAGACCCTCAGATGCACCTAATGATAATAACAATGATAATATTGGTTCAATTGAAGGAGGCTAGTGTTAATTATGAAGCAACGAAACGAAAGCATGGACCAAAAAGTACGAGTTAAATACAATTTAggcaccaaaataattaaattgtagGAGTACCAGTTATTGACAATAATAGTACCAATTAGTACAAAGAAGGCATTATATAATAAAGCATGTATGCGTTTGGGTAAATGAAGTTGAAGCACTAATTAAGATCCGAA containing:
- the LOC120577125 gene encoding uncharacterized protein; protein product: MGVVNTDLILGKKQVQSLNDPEKVTDFDVLAIEDEARLTLHNAFDMLVPETDNVYGEALQIDLNTESPSAGKLAAKQTIDLAFPIDVCPVSDTDSEVPIPSGSRPAATVITSASVHQALGLADVSRWAAMPVLSPVPMHVPQNKEQLVCNITKQADTNILQANNKLFSTVVYPSSTVLLDKVICDQAAKVNGPGKPIEDSKQEELTLEGIPIEGSNNATQIEALDHNKFEVTQRDKGWEAREKSLSSHNDMCDSLVTCTAMAMPITSYSALTLDKRPFAAHTAMANAPSKKAMESVRVLKKFWGDLSSDDQESEVGSDRYVVVITEKDEEYTPYTSKRQKKKEKLQMTRVNSNEEIQTRSKKGAKKDIQ